The genomic window caatgttctcagcctgtcttcatacgggaggtgctgcagcccctgatcatcctcgtggcctcctctggactcactccaacagctccatgtccttcttatattgaggagaccagaactgcacacagtgctgcaagtggggtctcacaagagcagaggagcaggatcacctcctttgacctgctgctcacgttccttttgctgcagcccaggatacgattagtttctgggctgtgagcgcacactaCAGCTGGCTCATGTTTCTCACCAAATTTGATGTTCaaggttgttttgtttaaatgctgCTTGGTAGATGACGGGACCAAATAATGGGCCAGATTCTCCTGGCGATTTGACTTCTGTAGATTAAGAGCAATTCTGTAGCTTCATCATGTTGCATCAGGATAAATTAGGATGTATTTGGAAAGTATTTGGCCTTATGAAAATAACTGAGAAGTTGTTTCCTGCAACAGTCAACGCTGCTGCGTTGTAACATGTTAGTTGTACTGAACATGACTTAGATTCCATTTTCAGCTGGCTTCCCTGATATGAGCAGTCTGTAGCAAGCGcaacagctgaggaaaaagtgattttaCTGGGGGAATAGTTTGATCAAAACCTTCATTTTGATCAAAAGCATCCAAAGCAAGAAGAGAATGCTCTGAGAATGTGAGCATGGCTGAGAAACTCCATGTTCACCAAGCGGTTCTGAGCCACAGCTTCCTCAGCTAAACCTCACTCTGCCTGTGGACCGGCAGAAGGGAGATTAAAGCAGGTCACAGCCCTTCTCATGCAGCTCGACTTCAGTTCTTTAATGCAGAAGGGTGCTTAGAGGgctccagagaagggcaccggagctggtgcagggcctggagcacaagtgtgatgaggaacggctgagggacctgggggggtttagtctggagaagagaaggctcaggggggaccttatcgctctctacaactgcctggcaggaggatggagccaggagggggctggtctctgctcccaaggaacaagggatgggacaagaggaaacggcctcaagctgcaccaggggaggtttagatggagctgaggaacaattccttccccagagggtgctcaggcattggaacaggctgcccagggcagggctggagtcaccgtccctgcaagtgttcacaccccgtgtagccgaggccctcagtgccatgggttggtggtggccttggcagtgctgggtcaatggttggacttgatgatctgcAAGCTCTTtcccaacctggttgattcGATGATTTCGTGATTCTGGCATTGTCACGGATAACATTGCCTTCGAGCGCCTGCACGCTGATTTCAGGTGCATTACTGGGAGATAGGAGACAGAGGGGAGAGCCTCCGGAAAGCAAGGCTTTCCTGTTGGCAGTGTATGCAGGCTTTGCCTGTGGCATCTGGCAGTGGTTCTCTCTTGCAATAATgttaattaagaaattaatctttccttttttggcCTTGTCTGATCAGATCAGCACAATCCAAACAGTCCAGAAGGAGGTGGAAATCATGAGATGGTGGCTATTGGTGTAATTCTCCTAAATGAAATAACTGTTGGTTTCACATGTTGCCTTGCTCTTACCTGTGCCTAAAATGCAGAAGCTCATTCTTGggtgcttttcaaaagaaaggagTATATGAAGTTATTTAAGctttactttaaaagcatttaaaacttACTAAAgctttttggtttagtttgtgGCACCTGAACCCTGTCAGATTCCTGCTACGCAAGGCTGCTTTGGCTGCTGAAATCTGAGTGTTTCTGGCATATCTGTAATGTCAGGAACAAAGAATCTGTTGAGCAGGAGGGGCAGAGCCAGCTTTCAGGAGTAACGTCAGTCTAATCTAATCGGTATAACAGTGCTTCTCACAGTTTATATCTGTTTATATGCATTCTGATATGCTGCTTATCAGCACAGCTTTTTTACACTTGAGGTACCATTTTTTGTGCAATAAAGCAAATGTGTGCAATTTCCGTTGTTTTTATTGAGGCCTGTTTGCTGAGAGAGATTCCATACAATctctttcacctttttttccagtgactgaGATTACAGAACTATGTTGGCTCTTAGGTTGagttcttgttttcttagaaGGGAATAGGCCTCAGGTATGACAACTAATAGAAAGCAGAGTGTGATTTGTCAAGGTTCCAGCACAGGCTGGTATGGAGTCAcagctgaggaggaggcagTCAAGGTTGTAGTCATAGAGGAATacttctcatagaatcatagaatggtttgggttggaaaggaccttaaactcatccagttccaccccctgccacaggcagggacaccttccactagagcaagttgctccaagcccctgtgtccaacctggccttgaacactgccagggatgggacagccacagcttctctgggcaccctgtgccagcgcctcagcaccctcacagggaagaacttcttctttatatctaacctgaacttcccctgtttcagtttgaacccatcaccccttgtcctatcactacagtccctgatgaataTCATGTGGTCATTGGCACTTTGACTAAATATAGAAAACAGAGGTAGCTTTAAAGGAGGaatccccatcctgctcctttGGGTTTGTGACCTTGTGTGAACTGCACATCCTCTGAAGGTTCATGTCTCTCCTGTATACACTGAGGAGGCTAAAAGTTACCTGGAGTGTCTTGTGCAGGACAGTTATTCCTGATTACATCACTGATGTCAATGCATGTGTTGTATACATCATGATAACTAATCAAAACCAAGCAGCACTCCCTGTCAGGAGCTCATTGGTATATTGAATGGAAGAAATGACTGAAGAATTACTGTTCATGTATTGGCCACCATGACGTTGGTATTTCTTTCCAGGATTTGCCTGCAGACTATTGAACTGTTAGGGGTTATATTCCAGAAGACAAAATGCAGTTGGTAGGAGTGAATAGCAGAGTTATTCCTGACGCCATTTCATTCTAGACAATAtcctgttaaatatttaaaacaatggaACCACCGAGAGTGGGAACTGCTCTAAAGTTTAAACCACTGAATAATGGCCACTTGCACAGTGTTTGATTTCACAAAAGCTGACTTCCTGAGTGCTTTCATCATATCGGGGGCAGGTTATCTGTGCCAGCCCAAAATTCAGATATGAACTTTGCCATAGTTTGGCATGTAGATATGGACTTGTTCAAGAAAACTTCTGTGAAGTGTTTCCCACACCTCCAGCAGGATATAAAAGTTGAAGGTCTCTGGGCTTTTCTTGCATTATTCCTTTCTGCAGCCTCTTGGTCTTATCTGGAGGAAAATGAACGGGCTTGTGAGTATATCCATTTTTCAACTTGTGTTAGAAAATGTTCCttctttctaaaagcaaaaagatagAGAAGATGATGCTCCAATATGTGGTACAGTGTTGGGACTAATATGATCTGTGTATTGTTTCTTTGGGTTGTTCCATGGGAAACTTGCATTTCTGGAGTGCACAGTAATCCCCTTGAAGGCAGTGGAAGCATCATTTGTGCAGAAGTTGGTTACAATTCAGAAGGGGGGTTTGGTTATGATTTAACAGCTACAGTTGAAGAGGCAAATCAAGAAGAAACATGGCATCAAGGAGGGACTTTGGGAAAATGGAATGGGTTAGTTatcattctgctttttcaatTGCAGGCAAAAGAGAGCCTAATAGTAAGAACTGAAGACTTGTTTTCAGCTAATACATGTGTTAAGTGGGGGATTTTTCAAACTGATGCTGCTTCCCTCTATTCCTGAACTGGGGTTTTTATGGCGCTGTCTGGTGTGTTCCTTTCACAGGCTGCAGTCCTCGTGTTGCTGGGAGTCTTCTGGACTCAGACTTCGGCACTGGATGTAAGTAGAATGAGAAGCCTTTTAGTGAATGTACTCATTTAACATGTATTGGATCCCGGGCAGGAGGTGAAGATAATAGGaggaaaagcacagaagaaactAACAGGGTGCTTATGGCCAAGTGTAGAGAAAAATAGCATTTGCCAGAGGCGGCAATCTTATAAGCCAAAGAGGCAGCTCTATGCAGGTGCATAGTAAGGAGAAATGTGTTGGGATGTGTATCCCCTTAGCTCCAGCTGAAATTTGGAGGCTATTGCAGTCTCCTGCTACTACACATAGTGACTGGGATGCCCTGTGTTTTTCCTGAGCCTGCAGTGAGGGCCTGTCCCCTCCTTTCTCACTCTGACACACTCGTGCATAATTAATCTCAACCTCAAGAGCCTTCTAAGTCTCTTGATAGTAAATCTAAGGGATTTACTATTTACATAAAGTAATGGTTCTTGTTCTTATTGCACCTTTAAAAGCTGCAAGCCAGCTGATGACCGatgattttgtgttttttacCAAAGAGCTTTGCCCTGCAAGATCCTGAAAATGGCTATGTCACTGGAACAATGACTATCGACAATGAAAACAAGATTGCTGATGTCCATGTCCGTTCTGGCATGTACTCCTCTGATACCATTTTTGACTACTCCAGTGTAAGTAAATCTGAGAATCTGCCTTGACTTGAGTTTTTAaactcagaaattatttcagagcatTCTCATCATAAGTTGTCCTGAAACATGATTTCTTTGAAGACTCCTGCCACCTTTCCTCCTCTTGGGCCACCTCTTTGTTTCACCCATGTGATGTGGTCACTTGTAATGAAATCTGTGACGGCACCTTCTAAAGGTGAGAAGGATGTCCCTGACCTCAGTGAGGTCAGAGTGGAGAATGGGCTGCCATCACTCCAGCAGAAGTCTGTCGGGAAAGATCCTTCCAGCCTTATGGACAGACATCAGCTTGGGCAGGCTACTTCCATTTCCCATAGGTGACACCATAAGCGCAGAGTCATTCCACAGTAGTAGCCTGTGTAAcctgtttgtgtttcttctaGGTTGTCATAAAGAGTTAGAAAGAATCAGCTAATATTAGTGGTAGCCTTTAATTCATGAACTCCCCTTGTTTTAATCGCAGGGGTACATTGCAACAAGGCTGTTCGCACGAAATGCCTGCTTCATCATGAAGATGAACAAGGATGACATCCCAGAGCTGGAAGAAATCGGGCGCCAGGCCT from Strigops habroptila isolate Jane chromosome 21, bStrHab1.2.pri, whole genome shotgun sequence includes these protein-coding regions:
- the GKN2 gene encoding gastrokine-2, which gives rise to MTLAAVLVLLGVFWTQTSALDSFALQDPENGYVTGTMTIDNENKIADVHVRSGMYSSDTIFDYSSGYIATRLFARNACFIMKMNKDDIPELEEIGRQAFERQAMRTVYSPNNVWVQFQPGNSMFGSARDWLVYGKPIEQLCSGLPLYQLEGTSALSNDNGCASAGIPSILGMKICERAN